From one Labeo rohita strain BAU-BD-2019 chromosome 8, IGBB_LRoh.1.0, whole genome shotgun sequence genomic stretch:
- the prrg1 gene encoding transmembrane gamma-carboxyglutamic acid protein 1 produces the protein MGAVFLPADTAHSVLRRLPRANFFLEEMKQGNIQRECREEICNYEEAREAFENDEKTRRFWEEYQRESSPRPGGLESIAGGVHSLYLILPLLLVLLLIAAVSITVWRCHSRKRSQQSPAIGRPQRDTTLSVVSMDQWGRDYHPDISPHSEISAHSSPAYPGADLTPGRGSRGDPPPSYEEAVGHTDIQIETEPPPQYDDIISNHGNTVIISQGK, from the exons ATGGGAGCCG TGTTCCTGCCAGCAGATACCGCGCACTCGGTGCTGCGGAGGCTCCCGAGAGCAAACTTCTTCTTGGAGGAGATGAAACAAGGGAACATCCAGCGAGAATGCAGGGAGGAAATCTGCAATTATGAAGAAGCCAGGGAGGCGTTTGAGAATGATGAGAAAACG AGGCGATTCTGGGAAGAGTATCAGCGTGAGAGCAGTCCCAGACCTGGAGGACTGGAGTCCATCGCTGGTGGCGTTCATTCCCTGTACTTGATCTTACCCCTGCTGCTGGTTTTGCTGCTCATTGCTGCGGTTTCCATCACGGTTTGGAGGTGTCACTCACGCAAAAGATCCCAGCAGAGCCCTGCCATTGGGCGTCCACAAAGAGACACAACCCTATCAGTGGTGTCAATGGACCAGTGGGGTCGGGACTACCATCCTGACATCAGTCCTCACTCAGAGATCAGTGCCCACAGTAGCCCCGCCTACCCAGGTGCTGACCTCACACCTGGGCGGGGCAGTCGGGGAGACCCGCCCCCTTCATACGAGGAAGCTGTGGGCCATACAGATATACAGATTGAAACAGAGCCTCCACCACAATACGATGACATCATCAGTAACCACGGTAACACAGTTATTATCTCCCAGGGAAAGTGA